From Pseudomonadota bacterium, one genomic window encodes:
- the recG gene encoding ATP-dependent DNA helicase RecG, with protein sequence MGKKNDLLTTPIRFLKGVGPKISEQMEKKGIKSVEDLFYFLPIRYEDKRYIRKINELREGEKALVIAKVVTSKSLFYRHSRKKAYEAIVDDGTGNISVKWFQWVSSYLRNICRKGNILLLSGGVSRYGTKLQMIHPEVTILGDESEIENCKGIVPIYSEIDRVKQGTLRNLVKRVFEDYGVYVKSILPGEIEKFYGFTPLYETFFKIHFPDDDLLESNIRQKYIQRLIFEEYLLFQAALLMKKGEIKKERGISFKSDGIYYNKFKGSLPFELTLAQKRVIRETEHDMAHIEPMNRLLQGDVGCGKTVCAILAACIAVDNGYQVAFMAPTEILAEQHYLTIHKAFEWMGIPLVFLRGNMGKERKGVIEGIKKGEYSVIVGTHALIQKDVNFRRLGLVIIDEQHRFGVIQRKLLKEKGSGVRIQGSGLTTKDVGRGTRDDKIPKSAIGNRQSEIDVFPDTLVMTATPIPRTLSMVVYGDLDVSVIDEIPKGRQKIWTKVFLDKDKFAVYRMIEDELKKGHQAYIVYPLVEESEKIELLNAKEMAAYFKKSVFPSYRVGLLHGRMKAEEKEKIMFRFKNKEIDVLVCTTVIEVGIDVPNVTMMVIEHAERFGLSQLHQLRGRVGRGTYPSKCVLITSTRRTEIATRRLKVMEGTTDGFKIAEEDMKIRGPGDMLGVRQSGIPKFRVGDIVRDGDIMTHARRVAEEMIDRLTVDDLNGVKDTVLARWKDSMHLYNIA encoded by the coding sequence ATGGGAAAGAAAAATGACTTACTCACAACACCGATTCGTTTTTTAAAGGGTGTTGGTCCAAAAATTTCAGAGCAGATGGAGAAAAAAGGGATTAAAAGCGTTGAGGATCTGTTTTACTTTTTACCGATAAGATATGAGGATAAGAGGTATATACGTAAAATAAACGAGTTAAGAGAAGGGGAGAAGGCCCTTGTGATCGCGAAGGTGGTAACCTCTAAATCATTATTTTACCGTCATTCACGGAAGAAGGCGTATGAAGCGATTGTGGATGATGGGACTGGTAATATTTCAGTGAAATGGTTTCAGTGGGTTTCTTCGTATTTAAGAAATATCTGTAGGAAAGGCAATATACTCTTGCTCTCGGGAGGGGTAAGCAGATATGGAACAAAGCTTCAGATGATTCACCCTGAAGTTACCATCTTGGGCGATGAAAGTGAAATAGAGAACTGTAAGGGGATAGTGCCTATTTATTCGGAGATTGATCGGGTAAAACAGGGAACCTTAAGAAATCTTGTAAAAAGGGTTTTTGAAGACTATGGAGTTTATGTGAAAAGCATTCTCCCCGGGGAGATAGAGAAATTTTATGGTTTTACCCCCCTGTATGAGACATTTTTCAAGATACATTTCCCTGATGATGACTTACTTGAAAGCAATATTCGTCAGAAATACATACAACGTCTTATATTTGAAGAATATTTGCTGTTCCAGGCTGCATTACTGATGAAGAAAGGGGAGATAAAGAAGGAGAGGGGTATAAGTTTTAAGTCAGATGGTATTTATTATAATAAGTTTAAAGGTAGCTTGCCATTTGAATTGACATTGGCGCAAAAGAGGGTGATCAGGGAAACAGAACATGATATGGCCCATATTGAGCCTATGAATAGACTTTTGCAGGGAGATGTCGGTTGTGGTAAGACGGTCTGTGCTATTTTAGCCGCTTGTATTGCAGTAGACAATGGCTATCAGGTTGCCTTTATGGCACCTACAGAAATACTTGCTGAACAGCATTATTTGACTATCCACAAAGCTTTTGAGTGGATGGGTATCCCTCTCGTATTTTTAAGGGGAAATATGGGAAAAGAAAGAAAGGGGGTTATTGAGGGTATAAAAAAGGGAGAATATTCGGTAATAGTGGGGACCCATGCACTTATTCAGAAAGATGTAAACTTCAGAAGGCTTGGTTTGGTGATTATTGACGAACAACATCGATTTGGGGTTATACAGAGAAAACTCTTAAAAGAAAAGGGGTCAGGGGTCAGGATTCAGGGGTCAGGATTGACTACGAAGGACGTGGGACGCGGGACGCGGGACGATAAAATTCCGAAATCGGCAATCGGAAATCGGCAATCGGAAATAGATGTTTTTCCTGACACCCTTGTAATGACTGCAACTCCAATCCCGAGGACCCTTTCAATGGTGGTATATGGTGATCTTGATGTTTCTGTTATAGATGAGATACCAAAGGGAAGGCAGAAGATATGGACAAAGGTATTTTTAGATAAAGATAAATTTGCTGTGTATAGAATGATTGAAGATGAATTAAAAAAGGGGCATCAGGCTTATATTGTGTATCCCCTGGTTGAAGAGTCAGAGAAAATAGAGCTTTTAAATGCAAAGGAAATGGCCGCCTATTTCAAAAAATCAGTTTTTCCTTCATACAGAGTAGGGCTTCTCCATGGGAGGATGAAGGCTGAGGAGAAGGAAAAGATAATGTTCAGGTTTAAGAATAAGGAGATAGATGTTCTGGTATGCACAACGGTAATTGAGGTTGGAATAGATGTCCCAAATGTAACCATGATGGTGATAGAGCATGCAGAGAGGTTTGGTCTTTCACAGCTTCACCAGTTGAGGGGCAGGGTTGGAAGGGGAACATATCCTTCAAAATGTGTGTTAATAACATCAACCAGAAGGACAGAGATTGCCACCAGAAGGTTAAAGGTCATGGAAGGGACAACAGACGGGTTTAAAATAGCCGAGGAGGATATGAAAATAAGAGGACCGGGTGACATGCTTGGTGTGAGGCAATCAGGTATACCGAAGTTCAGGGTAGGGGATATTGTTAGGGATGGGGATATTATGACTCATGCGAGAAGAGTAGCCGAAGAAATGATAGACAGGCTTACAGTGGATGATTTAAATGGTGTGAAGGACACTGTTCTGGCAAGGTGGAAGGACAGTATGCATTTATATAATATAGCGTGA
- a CDS encoding macro domain-containing protein, which translates to MEIIKSAYIGHTQISIIQGDLTESDVDAIVNAANSYLQHGGGVAGAIVRKGGDIIQEESNRIGYVPVGGCAITTGGKLKARYVIHTVGPRWGEGEEELKLRNAIKNTLMLATEKGFKTLSMPAISAGIFGFPKEKCAQIIIDETIAFIKNKGTPLKEIRFYLMDKEIIEFFKKEMEKPVCQPGRSEEDR; encoded by the coding sequence ATGGAAATAATTAAAAGTGCTTATATAGGACATACACAGATCAGCATAATTCAAGGCGATTTGACCGAAAGCGATGTTGATGCTATTGTCAATGCGGCTAACTCGTACTTGCAACACGGGGGAGGCGTGGCTGGCGCTATCGTGAGAAAGGGTGGCGATATTATACAGGAAGAAAGTAACAGGATAGGATATGTGCCAGTCGGTGGATGCGCTATCACAACAGGTGGCAAACTGAAGGCAAGGTATGTCATTCATACAGTTGGGCCACGGTGGGGTGAAGGAGAGGAAGAACTCAAGCTCAGAAATGCCATAAAAAATACATTGATGCTCGCAACAGAAAAAGGGTTCAAAACCCTTTCAATGCCTGCCATAAGCGCAGGGATTTTTGGTTTTCCAAAAGAAAAATGTGCACAGATAATAATAGATGAGACAATAGCTTTTATAAAAAATAAGGGAACACCCTTAAAAGAAATAAGGTTTTATCTCATGGACAAAGAGATTATCGAGTTCTTTAAAAAAGAAATGGAGAAACCTGTCTGCCAGCCAGGCAGGTCAGAAGAGGACAGGTAA